A window of Coturnix japonica isolate 7356 chromosome 2, Coturnix japonica 2.1, whole genome shotgun sequence contains these coding sequences:
- the OTUD6B gene encoding deubiquitinase OTUD6B isoform X2, with product MEGSEDEEAEAGGPLQQLVKRQRREKRELQAKIQGMKNAVPKNDKKRRKQLAEEVAKLEAELEQKHKEELKQLKEAMPEQNKIDSIADGVANFELEGQEQQIQHPRISKAQKRREKKAALEKEREERIAEAEIENLTGARHLESQKLASLLAARHLEIKQIPSDGHCMYRAIEDQLKDHHNSWTVATLRNQTAKYIQSHFDDFLPFLTNPNTGDMYSKEFEKYCDDIANTAAWGGQLELRALSHILQTPIEVVQMDSPSIVVGEEYSGKPIILVYMRHAYGLGEHYNSVKLLTDATTENGS from the exons CAAAAATTCAAGGCATGAAAAATGCTGTTCCCAAGAATGATAAAAAGAGGCGAAAACAGCTGGCTGAAGAAGTCGCCAAACTAGAGGCGGAACTTGAACAGAAGCACAAGGAGGAAttaaagcagctgaaggaagctATGCCTGAGCAGAATAAG ataGATTCTATAGCTGATGGGGTTGCAAATTTCGAGCTTGAGGGACAGGAGCAGCAGATTCAGCATCCTCGAATatcaaaagcacagaagagacGG gaaaaaaaagctgccttggagaaagaaagagaagaacgAATAGCTGAAGCTGAGATAGAAAATTTAACAGGAGCAAGGCATCTTGAAAGTCAGAAGCTTGCCTCCTTGTTGGCAGCAAGGCACTTGGAGATTAAACAGATTCCTTCAGATGGCCATTGCATGTACAGAGCTATTGAAGACCAGCTCAAGGATCACCACAATTCCTGGACTGTTGCAACTCTGAGAAATCAAACAGCGAAGTATATTCAAAGTCACTTTGATGACTTCCTGCCATTTCTTACAAACCCCAATACTGGAGACATGTATAGCAAAG aatttgaaaaatactgtgatgATATAGCAAATACGGCTGCATGGGGTGGCCAACTGGAA CTAAGGGCTTTGTCACACATTCTGCAAACACCTATTGAGGTAGTGCAGATGGATTCCCCTTCTATTGTTGTTGGTGAAGAATATTCAGGCAAACCAATAATACTTGT GTATATGAGACATGCTTATGGATTAGGAGAACATTACAATTCTGTAAAACTTCTAACAGACGCAACTACAGAAAATGGCAGCTAG
- the OTUD6B gene encoding deubiquitinase OTUD6B isoform X1, whose protein sequence is MEGSEDEEAEAGGPLQQLVKRQRREKRELQAKIQGMKNAVPKNDKKRRKQLAEEVAKLEAELEQKHKEELKQLKEAMPEQNKIDSIADGVANFELEGQEQQIQHPRISKAQKRREKKAALEKEREERIAEAEIENLTGARHLESQKLASLLAARHLEIKQIPSDGHCMYRAIEDQLKDHHNSWTVATLRNQTAKYIQSHFDDFLPFLTNPNTGDMYSKEEFEKYCDDIANTAAWGGQLELRALSHILQTPIEVVQMDSPSIVVGEEYSGKPIILVYMRHAYGLGEHYNSVKLLTDATTENGS, encoded by the exons CAAAAATTCAAGGCATGAAAAATGCTGTTCCCAAGAATGATAAAAAGAGGCGAAAACAGCTGGCTGAAGAAGTCGCCAAACTAGAGGCGGAACTTGAACAGAAGCACAAGGAGGAAttaaagcagctgaaggaagctATGCCTGAGCAGAATAAG ataGATTCTATAGCTGATGGGGTTGCAAATTTCGAGCTTGAGGGACAGGAGCAGCAGATTCAGCATCCTCGAATatcaaaagcacagaagagacGG gaaaaaaaagctgccttggagaaagaaagagaagaacgAATAGCTGAAGCTGAGATAGAAAATTTAACAGGAGCAAGGCATCTTGAAAGTCAGAAGCTTGCCTCCTTGTTGGCAGCAAGGCACTTGGAGATTAAACAGATTCCTTCAGATGGCCATTGCATGTACAGAGCTATTGAAGACCAGCTCAAGGATCACCACAATTCCTGGACTGTTGCAACTCTGAGAAATCAAACAGCGAAGTATATTCAAAGTCACTTTGATGACTTCCTGCCATTTCTTACAAACCCCAATACTGGAGACATGTATAGCAAAG aagaatttgaaaaatactgtgatgATATAGCAAATACGGCTGCATGGGGTGGCCAACTGGAA CTAAGGGCTTTGTCACACATTCTGCAAACACCTATTGAGGTAGTGCAGATGGATTCCCCTTCTATTGTTGTTGGTGAAGAATATTCAGGCAAACCAATAATACTTGT GTATATGAGACATGCTTATGGATTAGGAGAACATTACAATTCTGTAAAACTTCTAACAGACGCAACTACAGAAAATGGCAGCTAG